The Rhipicephalus sanguineus isolate Rsan-2018 chromosome 7, BIME_Rsan_1.4, whole genome shotgun sequence genome includes a window with the following:
- the LOC119398801 gene encoding uncharacterized protein LOC119398801 gives MGFFTRALYVIAFAVVASSRPANKTCNEVLEQQVHDAGCRLIGRLPDRWLLRFDSVGGSNESVPVLALVFGLADPTTHIESSMCWSEMTAALAMQGMAKVALPASTARVFFAAKAKVKAEVSKAIKRAPWCKFMLLRRYVTMQTIETQ, from the exons ATGGGGTTCTTCACTCGTGCTCTGTACGTCATCGCATTCGCAGTTGTAGCGTCCTCCAGGCCCG CAAACAAGACCTGCAACGAGGTACTCGAGCAGCAGGTGCACGACGCCGGCTGCCGTTTGATTGGACGCCTGCCCGACCGTTGGCTGCTCCGCTTTGACTCGGTCGGTGGCAGCAACGAGTCCGTGCCGGTGCTGGCCCTCGTGTTTGGTCTGGCCGACCCCACTACTCACATCGAGAGCAGCATGTGCTGGTCCGAGATGACCGCCGCGCTGGCAATGCAAGGCATGGCAAAGGTGGCGCTGCCGGCGTCCACGGCGCGTGTCTTCTTCGCCGCCAAGGCCAAGGTCAAGGCAGAAGTGAGCAAAGCTATTAAAAGAGCTCCCTGGTGCAAGTTCATGTTACTGCGGCGTTACGTTACAATGCAGACGATTGAAACGCAGTGA